One genomic segment of Pseudoalteromonas sp. GCY includes these proteins:
- a CDS encoding SDR family NAD(P)-dependent oxidoreductase, producing MFTGKTVVVTGVSKGIGKGIALAFLQGGARVYGICRTQTPIAELHKPEYQARFTQQSGNITDSEFVNSAIRQAISDTGRVDVLVNNAGITNDSLFSQMSYDAFHNVLDINFKGTLLCCQAVLPVMTKQGEGKIINMVSQSGISGREGQANYATSKGAIIGLTRTIARQYGHCGIYCNALAPTFIATDMIDDIPASIINPVLKHTALGRVGSVKEIADATLYLASSASNYQTGNVLRLDGGLAV from the coding sequence GTGTTTACTGGAAAGACAGTAGTAGTGACTGGCGTATCCAAAGGGATAGGCAAAGGCATCGCACTCGCCTTTTTGCAAGGTGGTGCTCGAGTATACGGTATTTGTCGCACGCAAACCCCCATCGCGGAGTTACACAAACCAGAGTATCAAGCTCGTTTCACTCAACAAAGCGGCAATATTACCGACAGCGAGTTCGTCAACTCCGCTATTCGCCAAGCGATAAGCGACACGGGTCGGGTTGATGTATTGGTGAATAACGCTGGGATCACGAATGATAGCTTGTTCTCTCAGATGTCGTACGACGCCTTTCATAACGTGTTAGATATCAACTTCAAGGGTACTTTGCTGTGTTGCCAAGCGGTGTTGCCTGTCATGACTAAGCAAGGTGAAGGCAAGATTATCAACATGGTTTCGCAAAGCGGAATAAGCGGACGTGAGGGTCAAGCCAACTACGCCACCTCAAAAGGCGCAATTATTGGCCTCACTCGGACTATTGCACGGCAATATGGTCATTGTGGTATTTACTGTAATGCACTCGCTCCGACGTTTATTGCAACCGATATGATTGATGATATCCCCGCAAGCATTATCAATCCGGTGCTTAAACACACCGCACTTGGTCGCGTTGGTAGCGTAAAAGAAATTGCTGATGCCACGCTATATCTCGCTTCTAGCGCCTCTAACTACCAAACCGGAAATGTACTTCGTCTGGATGGAGGGCTTGCGGTATGA
- a CDS encoding ABC transporter ATP-binding protein, producing the protein MTTVIEVKNLRKVYKRTRKVAVDDVSFSVSEGECFGLLGPNGAGKTTTLEILQGLRSATSGEVTLFGLNWKQHETKLRSLMGGVMQHNNLYEKLKVKECVELFASFYPSYTPIDTLLERFNLSEKKDAWLSELSGGQKQRVFLAMAVVGQPKLVFLDEPTTGLDPTSRQEFWHIIKDLKEAGTCVMLTTHYMDEAEFLCDNLAIINSGQIIESGAPSDIINRTFETPVIKEPRKATLNDVFLKLTGSTMERESYA; encoded by the coding sequence ATGACGACCGTGATCGAAGTGAAGAACTTAAGGAAGGTCTACAAAAGAACACGAAAAGTTGCCGTCGATGACGTCTCTTTTAGCGTTAGCGAAGGCGAATGTTTCGGACTCCTTGGGCCCAATGGCGCAGGAAAAACCACGACGTTGGAAATACTACAAGGCTTGCGTAGTGCAACGTCAGGTGAAGTGACGTTATTCGGTCTTAATTGGAAGCAACACGAAACCAAACTTCGCAGCCTTATGGGTGGCGTGATGCAACACAATAACCTCTACGAAAAACTCAAAGTAAAAGAGTGCGTCGAGCTATTTGCCAGCTTTTACCCAAGCTACACGCCAATTGATACGCTGCTTGAGCGCTTCAATTTAAGCGAGAAAAAAGACGCTTGGCTAAGCGAACTCAGTGGTGGGCAAAAACAACGCGTATTTTTGGCGATGGCAGTGGTTGGCCAGCCCAAGTTGGTTTTTTTAGATGAGCCAACTACGGGACTTGACCCCACGAGTCGCCAGGAATTTTGGCACATCATTAAAGATCTCAAAGAAGCCGGTACCTGTGTGATGTTAACGACACACTACATGGATGAGGCAGAGTTCTTATGCGACAACTTAGCCATCATTAATTCAGGTCAAATCATAGAGTCAGGCGCACCAAGCGACATTATTAATCGCACCTTTGAGACTCCGGTGATTAAAGAACCCAGAAAAGCCACACTCAACGACGTATTTTTGAAACTCACAGGTTCCACGATGGAGAGGGAAAGTTATGCCTGA
- a CDS encoding thioesterase II family protein encodes MMPVDLYCFHHAGGSSLFFREWAKHLPAHWQLHGIDLPGRGTKAGMQSLRDWDEALSHLSSSTQLQLRSERLCVFFGHSLGGMVAYKLADHLAKHALTTPDLLCLSGCRAPSIPSATQYSKLTDSDLLTTLYHLDMLPKHRLTKDVEAVVAAMFKDDFMLAEQPVSTDITLTMPVELILATQDHLVKPESHQAWSEYCENHFQHHHVDGCHMYLQQRPTLACEVIVAAVARHLARLQQTKYQKANWQKPLC; translated from the coding sequence ATGATGCCGGTTGACTTATACTGTTTCCATCACGCAGGTGGCTCTTCTTTGTTTTTTAGGGAATGGGCCAAACATTTACCTGCGCATTGGCAACTCCACGGCATCGACTTACCGGGCCGTGGTACTAAAGCAGGTATGCAATCTTTACGAGACTGGGATGAGGCACTTAGTCACCTAAGTAGTAGCACGCAACTTCAGCTGCGTAGTGAGCGGTTGTGCGTGTTCTTTGGTCACAGCCTTGGCGGGATGGTGGCTTATAAGCTTGCCGATCATCTTGCTAAACACGCACTGACAACACCGGATTTACTCTGTTTATCTGGGTGCCGCGCGCCAAGTATTCCCTCGGCTACCCAGTACTCAAAATTGACTGACTCGGACTTGCTCACGACTTTATATCATCTCGACATGCTGCCTAAACATCGTTTAACGAAGGATGTAGAAGCGGTTGTGGCCGCCATGTTTAAAGACGACTTTATGTTAGCCGAGCAACCCGTCAGTACTGACATCACGTTGACGATGCCGGTCGAACTGATCCTCGCCACACAAGATCACTTGGTTAAGCCTGAGTCACACCAAGCTTGGTCTGAGTACTGCGAGAACCATTTTCAGCACCATCATGTCGATGGCTGTCATATGTATTTACAACAACGCCCAACGCTGGCGTGTGAGGTGATTGTCGCCGCAGTAGCGCGACACCTAGCTCGCTTGCAGCAAACAAAATACCAAAAAGCAAACTGGCAAAAGCCGTTGTGTTAA
- a CDS encoding non-ribosomal peptide synthetase, which yields MNSLSNSANFKSLTTRQLHVWQAQQLDLANPVYNIACAVQFTGGLTAEALQQALVLLFARHPVLSSRIDEAQGEPQLELLASAPKLLAVPDEIAAFSDSVTAKTLIEQAIDITKETFQFYACSSETRLLLTIKGHHINCDQWALQVLMSDLLACVEAVLDNSELDLAPLDYQVMFEEKPERAATSQKSELYPIDFYQSNTEALTHHYDGIAFREENPEALKQVKQAASQAGVTSFSVVLASVFLTLFHTTGQTDLTIGIPMARRTRKTRAILGHYSDVETVSICDIEQYTGASLISEVSNQLTQLLLSGNNNKDAAKHINVTCNYLAKLKSNGIRPGITPLMIGRQGYELALGTAGDTIIKGVSIEPGVSQFDIEFTHFETEGGLCRKVVAAKSVFSRVAMTRITDIQARFIELLTHSSDLNIAELPVLDEEEQKLILARSNQDNETFFSDTTLNHWFEQAVSKHPDQIALQTQTQSIDYKTLNARANALALHLRAQYQSQYQQALTADTLIALYMQPSIEMLIAILAVTKAGAAYVPLSPDHASERTTFILSDTNPSLLIVDEQEYAAAQDKCRLAEVACPLVTPLNAQQQSDTAPVISQSPQDLVYIIYTSGTTGQPKGVMQTHENVARLFTATEQDYGFDHHDTWVLYHAYTFDFSVWEMWGALLYGGKLCIPDNSLIRDFEAFADYCSDNQVTVLNQTPAAFYEFSAAALNAKLNFDKLRYVIFGGDKLNPEMLNPWWNCYGDEQPLLVNMYGITETTVHVTYKALTQQSSSKASHIGRPILDMKAYVLNSKLQLVEPGACGELYIGGAGLARGYLNREALSQERFISSPYASEQDIQQGRARLYKTGDLARRLPDGELEYIGRNDNQVKIRGYRIELGEIESVINQLPEVAQAVVIDRTLQGVSYLAAYLKFKPEFIGQIEQVKAQVSQALPNYMQPKTWTELAEIPLTGNGKLDRKALPEPELTSQSEYVAPEDETEALLCEAFKSLLGIEQVSTKDDFFAIGGDSILTIQLVALLRKQGIELQVKDIFDCPTAAALSQRIVSVQATQREIIQEQGLLSGRFDLLPIQQWFFNKALPEENHWNQAFAIRIPSGFSQTQLQEALHSLSDQHDMLRTTFMEFEGHITQEYNDVSTMAPLNVLNGKSHDVQAELNARQSQFDICNGPLWQVTHIEAFCEDYDLLHFALHHLIIDAVSWRIIAQDLQTLLAQGELLSKRTSYRQWVEMMQAYPAAHPQEMAFWQRLATNLPSYPPSMAATPSTAWLELDAHTTARLIRDANAGFNTQGEELLLAALCQALSKTFKQTQHAITLESHGREMWRDDADINQTIGWFTCLYPLRLTQQATLSDTIIDAKEALRQIPNKGLGFGSAQLQDTNLTLPSISFNYLGQMGGQSDALWQIDNQLQTETSSAQNGSDLILDINALVQGEQLRIKVDSLLDGNLTDAFATHLTQALHDVLDTALEAKKRGGVCTPSDFGAGSLSQEQLAALQSQLSETQLEQTTTQSEKTQELEI from the coding sequence ATGAACTCACTGTCCAATTCCGCCAATTTCAAGTCTCTGACAACGAGGCAACTTCACGTATGGCAAGCCCAACAGCTTGATTTGGCAAATCCAGTATATAACATCGCTTGCGCGGTACAGTTTACCGGCGGGCTCACAGCCGAGGCACTGCAGCAAGCCTTGGTGTTGCTATTTGCAAGGCACCCAGTTTTATCGAGTCGTATTGATGAGGCTCAAGGCGAACCACAACTCGAATTATTAGCCAGTGCCCCTAAGTTATTGGCCGTGCCTGATGAGATTGCCGCTTTTAGTGACTCTGTCACCGCCAAAACCTTAATTGAGCAAGCTATCGATATCACTAAAGAGACCTTTCAATTCTACGCTTGTAGCTCAGAAACTCGGTTGCTATTGACCATCAAAGGGCATCACATCAACTGTGACCAGTGGGCATTGCAAGTACTAATGAGCGATTTACTCGCATGTGTAGAAGCGGTGCTTGATAACTCTGAACTTGATCTCGCCCCCCTTGATTATCAAGTGATGTTTGAAGAAAAGCCTGAGCGTGCAGCAACTTCACAAAAGAGCGAACTCTATCCTATCGATTTTTATCAGAGTAATACTGAGGCACTAACGCACCATTATGACGGCATCGCGTTTCGTGAAGAAAACCCAGAGGCACTCAAACAAGTAAAACAGGCCGCCTCTCAAGCTGGTGTCACGAGTTTTAGCGTCGTGCTTGCCAGCGTCTTTTTGACTTTATTTCATACCACCGGGCAAACCGATTTGACCATAGGGATCCCGATGGCTCGCCGCACCCGTAAAACACGCGCGATCTTAGGTCATTATTCAGACGTTGAAACGGTTTCTATTTGCGACATTGAGCAGTACACAGGCGCATCGCTTATCAGTGAAGTCAGTAACCAGCTCACCCAATTACTGCTTTCAGGAAATAATAATAAAGACGCTGCAAAGCATATTAATGTCACCTGTAACTACTTAGCCAAGCTAAAAAGCAACGGCATTCGTCCAGGGATCACTCCGTTGATGATTGGTCGCCAAGGGTACGAACTTGCTTTGGGCACAGCGGGAGATACCATTATCAAAGGGGTATCCATTGAGCCCGGTGTTTCACAATTTGATATCGAATTTACGCATTTTGAAACCGAAGGTGGCCTTTGTCGTAAAGTGGTCGCCGCTAAGTCTGTCTTTTCTCGCGTGGCAATGACACGGATCACCGATATTCAGGCGCGCTTTATTGAATTACTTACCCACTCTAGCGATCTTAATATCGCCGAACTGCCAGTACTGGATGAAGAAGAGCAAAAGCTTATCTTGGCGCGCAGCAATCAAGATAATGAAACGTTCTTTTCTGACACCACTTTAAATCACTGGTTTGAACAAGCGGTAAGTAAGCATCCAGATCAAATCGCGCTACAAACCCAAACACAATCTATCGATTATAAAACCCTTAACGCCAGAGCCAACGCCCTTGCCTTGCATTTACGGGCGCAATATCAGTCTCAGTATCAACAAGCCCTCACTGCCGATACGTTAATTGCGCTGTACATGCAGCCTTCTATCGAGATGCTGATTGCAATTCTTGCTGTCACTAAAGCGGGTGCGGCTTATGTGCCCCTGTCTCCCGACCATGCAAGCGAGCGAACAACCTTTATTCTAAGTGATACCAACCCAAGCCTGTTGATTGTCGACGAGCAAGAGTATGCCGCCGCACAAGACAAATGCCGTTTGGCGGAGGTGGCTTGCCCATTAGTTACACCACTCAATGCCCAGCAACAAAGCGACACAGCCCCTGTCATCAGCCAATCACCGCAGGACTTGGTATACATCATTTATACCTCAGGTACGACTGGCCAACCAAAAGGCGTGATGCAAACTCATGAAAACGTCGCTCGATTGTTCACGGCGACGGAGCAAGATTATGGCTTTGACCATCACGATACTTGGGTGCTTTACCATGCCTATACTTTTGACTTTAGTGTATGGGAAATGTGGGGCGCCCTACTTTATGGCGGTAAACTCTGTATTCCTGACAACAGCCTGATCCGTGATTTTGAGGCCTTTGCAGACTACTGCTCAGATAATCAAGTGACTGTGCTTAATCAGACTCCTGCCGCATTCTATGAATTTAGTGCAGCGGCACTAAACGCAAAATTGAATTTTGACAAACTGAGGTATGTGATTTTCGGCGGTGACAAACTCAACCCCGAAATGCTCAACCCTTGGTGGAACTGCTACGGCGATGAACAGCCGCTATTGGTCAACATGTATGGGATCACTGAAACCACGGTGCATGTCACCTATAAAGCACTCACGCAACAATCAAGTTCTAAAGCCTCTCATATCGGTAGACCCATATTAGATATGAAAGCGTATGTACTAAATTCCAAATTGCAGTTGGTCGAACCCGGTGCCTGCGGTGAGTTATATATTGGCGGTGCGGGTCTTGCTCGTGGTTATTTAAACCGCGAAGCGCTCAGTCAAGAACGCTTTATTAGCAGCCCATACGCAAGCGAACAAGATATTCAACAAGGACGAGCCAGACTGTATAAAACCGGTGACTTGGCAAGACGTCTACCGGATGGTGAGTTGGAGTATATCGGTCGTAACGATAATCAGGTGAAGATCCGAGGCTATCGCATTGAGCTTGGTGAAATCGAAAGCGTGATCAACCAACTGCCTGAAGTCGCCCAAGCTGTGGTTATCGACCGCACTTTACAAGGCGTCTCCTATCTTGCCGCTTACCTGAAATTTAAACCTGAATTTATCGGCCAAATTGAGCAAGTCAAAGCACAAGTATCGCAAGCACTTCCTAATTATATGCAGCCAAAAACCTGGACGGAACTGGCTGAAATTCCACTAACCGGTAACGGTAAGCTAGACCGCAAAGCCTTGCCTGAGCCAGAGCTTACGAGTCAAAGCGAATACGTGGCTCCAGAGGATGAAACCGAAGCGCTATTGTGCGAGGCATTTAAATCGTTACTGGGCATTGAACAGGTTAGTACCAAAGACGACTTTTTCGCCATCGGCGGCGATTCAATTCTCACGATTCAACTCGTTGCTTTGCTCAGAAAGCAAGGCATTGAACTACAAGTAAAAGATATCTTTGACTGTCCAACTGCAGCGGCGTTGAGTCAACGTATTGTTAGCGTACAAGCGACTCAACGAGAGATAATACAAGAGCAAGGCCTGCTGAGCGGACGCTTTGATCTACTGCCAATTCAACAATGGTTTTTCAATAAAGCACTACCGGAGGAGAATCATTGGAATCAGGCATTTGCAATCAGGATCCCAAGCGGCTTTAGCCAAACTCAATTACAAGAGGCGCTACACAGTTTAAGTGATCAACATGATATGTTGCGCACAACCTTTATGGAATTTGAAGGCCATATTACGCAAGAATATAACGATGTTAGTACGATGGCGCCACTCAACGTCCTTAACGGCAAGTCGCACGATGTACAAGCAGAGCTCAACGCGCGACAAAGCCAGTTCGATATTTGTAATGGCCCACTTTGGCAAGTTACACATATCGAAGCGTTTTGCGAAGACTACGACCTGCTTCACTTTGCGCTTCACCACTTAATCATCGATGCGGTTTCTTGGCGGATCATCGCGCAAGATCTGCAAACCCTTCTAGCACAAGGAGAGTTGCTGAGTAAACGCACCAGCTATCGACAATGGGTAGAAATGATGCAAGCGTACCCGGCAGCACACCCGCAAGAAATGGCATTTTGGCAGCGTTTAGCAACCAACTTACCAAGCTATCCGCCAAGCATGGCTGCAACACCGTCAACCGCTTGGTTAGAGCTAGACGCGCACACCACGGCCCGCTTAATACGTGACGCGAATGCTGGCTTCAATACGCAAGGTGAAGAGTTACTACTGGCTGCTTTGTGCCAAGCATTGAGTAAAACCTTTAAGCAAACTCAGCATGCTATCACGTTGGAAAGTCATGGTCGTGAAATGTGGCGTGATGATGCTGATATCAACCAAACAATTGGCTGGTTCACTTGCTTGTACCCGCTACGCCTGACTCAACAAGCGACACTAAGCGACACCATTATTGATGCCAAAGAAGCGCTACGCCAGATCCCGAATAAAGGTCTTGGTTTTGGTAGTGCACAACTGCAAGACACCAACTTAACGTTGCCAAGTATCAGTTTTAACTACCTAGGCCAAATGGGTGGGCAAAGCGATGCGCTTTGGCAAATAGACAACCAACTGCAAACCGAGACAAGTTCTGCACAAAACGGCTCGGATCTGATCCTCGATATCAATGCGCTGGTTCAGGGCGAGCAACTCAGGATCAAAGTGGATTCATTGCTAGATGGCAATCTTACCGATGCCTTCGCTACTCACTTAACACAAGCGCTACATGACGTATTGGATACGGCGCTCGAGGCGAAAAAGCGCGGCGGTGTATGCACCCCTAGCGATTTTGGCGCGGGCTCGCTTTCTCAGGAGCAACTAGCTGCACTGCAATCTCAGTTAAGTGAAACACAACTAGAACAAACCACGACTCAGTCTGAAAAAACACAAGAATTAGAGATTTAA
- the fabZ gene encoding 3-hydroxyacyl-ACP dehydratase FabZ: MITDNLPHKAPFKFADKIIEHSPGEMIVGLKFVSHNEPGLQGHFPDEPIFPGVLIIETMAQISGLCCNNTHKGGMLSSIEKAKFSRPVRPGEIIKVTAKLETEFGAMARFKAQAHVEDELVAKAELTIVYTD; this comes from the coding sequence ATGATCACCGATAACTTGCCGCATAAGGCACCATTTAAGTTTGCAGACAAGATAATCGAACACTCACCAGGAGAGATGATTGTTGGACTGAAGTTTGTCTCGCATAACGAGCCTGGCCTTCAAGGACATTTTCCGGATGAGCCTATTTTCCCAGGTGTGTTAATCATTGAAACCATGGCGCAGATCAGCGGCTTGTGCTGCAACAACACGCACAAAGGGGGCATGCTGTCTTCCATAGAAAAAGCCAAATTTAGTCGCCCTGTTCGCCCCGGCGAAATCATTAAAGTAACGGCAAAACTAGAAACTGAATTTGGTGCGATGGCGCGCTTTAAAGCACAAGCACACGTTGAAGATGAGTTGGTTGCAAAAGCCGAACTCACGATTGTTTACACGGATTAA
- a CDS encoding beta-ketoacyl-[acyl-carrier-protein] synthase family protein: protein MNNKQQTFITGYGVLCAAGENRHALLTSIKENRTGIDRINRFDTQGLTHNVGALAINYENHSAEHFDMDLASQYAIHAVTEALEHANLALTQMDSTRVAFTLGNANCGMFSLMESLKGQHQLGFKFYPPHQIATDVSRHFGIQGPVITFTSACTASSSAIAFAKQLIENDQADVVIAGGADALSELVYGGFQSVQSLSPEPCAPYSEKMGLSLGEGAGFLVFESQTHANQRNATLRYQLLATGSSLDAHHATAPNPEGDGVRRAFTQTLSYAPVAASNIEYINSHGTGTPANDGAELKGIQSAIGEQAMRDVSVSSSKSYFGHTLGAAGAVELISTLVSQDEGLLPATLGVDSIRSCCQAYQLVTNQAKPQVVDVFAVTNSAFGGHNTSMLLSKQEKTSINTAPKPVYLLAATSLSDTEVYNARQNSTDHFAEFNLKQQFPALFQRRTPCVAQFALGACQFTLQDSELDLAQLPLPEFAAYYANPIGSLETLDKNLASFQDGIAELKSTHFPNTVVNATLGQLALGFGFKNSATCVSDLGNDFLHALWSATLDMREGRSRYAMVCSSQDDTALSQQVWAAHQFQADIGHFSSAALLATSEVLPEGYQPLAELIDFIQINDAQEHQALDRLLASHARKLGQVGNVVLSTHHDEAFATIAASLDSHLPQAQLIKYQPQSTPLHSTELAVRALMHALNTPVGDTELDQTLLLSVNLAGSMTGCILRTVRK from the coding sequence ATGAATAATAAACAACAAACTTTCATTACTGGTTATGGTGTGCTCTGTGCAGCAGGCGAGAATCGCCATGCGCTGCTAACTAGCATCAAGGAAAACCGCACTGGTATTGACCGCATTAATCGTTTCGACACACAGGGACTAACACACAATGTTGGGGCGCTCGCTATCAACTACGAGAACCACAGCGCAGAACATTTTGATATGGATCTGGCGAGCCAATACGCTATCCATGCCGTTACAGAAGCACTTGAGCATGCAAATTTAGCCTTAACTCAGATGGACAGTACCCGTGTGGCATTTACTCTCGGTAATGCAAACTGCGGTATGTTTTCATTGATGGAGAGCCTTAAAGGTCAGCATCAATTGGGGTTTAAGTTTTATCCACCACATCAAATTGCAACCGATGTCAGCCGCCACTTCGGTATTCAGGGCCCTGTAATAACTTTCACCTCCGCCTGTACCGCAAGTAGCAGTGCCATTGCTTTTGCTAAGCAACTTATCGAAAACGACCAAGCAGATGTCGTCATTGCTGGCGGTGCGGATGCTCTGAGCGAGCTGGTTTACGGCGGCTTTCAGTCGGTACAGTCCTTGAGTCCTGAACCTTGTGCTCCATACAGCGAAAAAATGGGATTAAGTTTAGGTGAAGGCGCAGGCTTCTTAGTCTTTGAATCGCAAACACATGCCAATCAGCGTAACGCAACGCTGCGATATCAATTGCTCGCTACAGGGTCGAGCTTAGATGCTCACCACGCTACAGCGCCTAACCCCGAGGGCGATGGTGTACGCCGCGCTTTTACGCAGACATTGTCCTATGCCCCCGTTGCAGCAAGTAATATTGAATATATCAACAGCCACGGGACTGGCACGCCAGCAAATGATGGCGCAGAGCTAAAAGGGATCCAATCAGCCATTGGTGAACAGGCCATGCGCGACGTCTCGGTTTCAAGTAGTAAATCTTACTTTGGTCATACCCTTGGTGCCGCTGGTGCCGTAGAACTTATTTCAACTTTGGTCAGCCAGGATGAAGGACTTCTACCGGCAACGCTGGGGGTCGACTCAATAAGGTCTTGTTGCCAAGCGTATCAATTAGTGACCAATCAGGCAAAACCTCAGGTTGTTGATGTTTTTGCGGTGACTAACTCAGCGTTTGGCGGTCACAACACCAGTATGCTGCTCAGTAAGCAAGAGAAAACGTCAATTAACACAGCGCCAAAACCGGTTTATCTACTTGCCGCCACCAGTCTATCTGATACTGAAGTGTACAATGCTAGACAAAATAGCACCGACCACTTTGCTGAATTTAACTTAAAACAGCAGTTCCCTGCACTTTTCCAGCGCCGTACACCGTGTGTTGCACAATTTGCCTTGGGTGCCTGTCAATTTACCTTACAAGACAGCGAGCTAGACCTTGCTCAATTACCACTGCCAGAATTCGCAGCCTACTATGCTAATCCTATTGGCTCGCTGGAAACCTTAGATAAAAACCTCGCATCATTTCAAGATGGCATTGCTGAGCTAAAAAGTACGCATTTCCCCAATACCGTCGTCAATGCCACATTAGGGCAACTGGCACTCGGCTTCGGCTTTAAAAACTCGGCCACTTGTGTGAGTGATTTAGGCAATGACTTTTTACATGCGCTTTGGAGCGCAACACTTGATATGCGTGAAGGTAGAAGTCGATATGCGATGGTATGTAGCTCGCAAGACGATACTGCGCTCTCGCAGCAAGTCTGGGCTGCACATCAATTCCAAGCAGATATCGGTCATTTTTCCAGCGCGGCGCTCTTGGCAACCAGCGAGGTGTTACCGGAAGGCTACCAACCTCTCGCAGAACTCATTGATTTTATTCAAATCAATGATGCGCAGGAACATCAAGCACTAGACAGATTATTGGCAAGCCATGCTAGGAAGTTGGGCCAAGTGGGCAATGTCGTGTTAAGTACTCATCACGACGAAGCGTTTGCCACCATTGCAGCAAGCTTGGACAGCCATTTACCACAAGCTCAACTTATAAAATATCAACCACAAAGCACGCCTCTACACAGTACAGAATTAGCAGTGCGTGCGCTAATGCATGCACTCAACACCCCAGTTGGTGATACCGAGTTAGATCAAACCCTACTCCTAAGCGTTAATCTCGCGGGAAGTATGACGGGATGTATTTTACGAACAGTAAGGAAATAA
- a CDS encoding ABC transporter permease, giving the protein MPELSQTKLYPFWQLMMVNIRPFFRDKAVLLWTFGLPIFIALLLIQAFSGGPKMSPMNVVVMHGEQIEQKWLKAMEEDPLVTVTRLSQTDSIVLEDSFASAQLAEVISSPDSVLRKLQNEVSPEVYLAPNAMFSTHNSDESLMARNYLLRLKAQANGEEMRSNVISVKGYRYTDWLIPGIIVLQVLGLALVSIANSLVSDRQNGFFKRLRLSPFKRRDYIIGIVLARLFLLVFQMLILFVAFHFLFGYTLQGNVLDIIAVMALGSFCICMLGVLVGARSQRVEVSSGIANLLYFPLMFLSGIYFDTANFPTLLREIVSLLPTTAFLDALRLVANQGVELAAVSRQLIILGVTSVVFFLIVYFCFDWGDEKS; this is encoded by the coding sequence ATGCCTGAGTTAAGTCAAACTAAGTTATATCCATTTTGGCAATTAATGATGGTCAATATTCGACCTTTTTTCCGTGATAAAGCGGTATTGCTATGGACATTCGGTTTACCTATTTTCATCGCCCTATTGTTGATCCAAGCCTTCTCTGGTGGACCAAAAATGTCTCCTATGAATGTGGTGGTGATGCATGGCGAGCAAATCGAGCAGAAATGGCTAAAAGCAATGGAGGAAGATCCGCTCGTTACCGTTACCCGCCTCTCACAAACCGATTCAATTGTGCTGGAAGACAGTTTTGCTTCCGCTCAGCTGGCGGAAGTGATCAGCTCACCAGACTCGGTGCTACGTAAGCTGCAAAATGAGGTGAGCCCTGAAGTCTACCTTGCCCCCAACGCTATGTTTTCTACTCATAACTCCGATGAGTCGTTAATGGCACGTAACTATCTATTGCGTCTTAAAGCGCAAGCTAATGGCGAAGAGATGCGAAGCAATGTCATTAGCGTTAAAGGTTATCGTTACACTGACTGGTTGATCCCTGGGATCATCGTGTTACAAGTCCTTGGTTTAGCACTAGTATCGATTGCCAACAGTTTAGTTTCAGACAGACAAAACGGCTTTTTTAAACGCCTACGCCTTTCTCCTTTCAAGCGCCGTGATTACATCATTGGGATCGTGCTCGCACGCTTATTCTTACTGGTATTCCAAATGCTGATTCTGTTCGTCGCATTTCACTTTTTATTTGGTTACACGCTGCAAGGAAACGTGCTGGATATCATTGCGGTAATGGCACTCGGTTCATTTTGTATCTGTATGCTCGGCGTGTTAGTCGGCGCCCGCAGCCAACGGGTTGAAGTCTCATCAGGGATAGCTAACTTACTTTACTTTCCGTTGATGTTCTTATCGGGCATTTATTTTGACACGGCTAACTTTCCCACTCTACTGCGAGAAATAGTTTCGTTACTGCCAACCACTGCGTTTTTGGATGCACTGCGCTTAGTCGCAAACCAAGGAGTTGAACTGGCTGCGGTAAGTCGTCAACTGATTATTTTAGGCGTCACCAGCGTGGTGTTCTTCCTCATCGTTTACTTCTGCTTTGACTGGGGAGATGAAAAATCATGA